Below is a genomic region from Prolixibacteraceae bacterium.
TTTCAACAAGGGTTATCTATTGTCAGCAAATACAAGATTGGAGGAGTACTATTAGGAGAGAATCATATCGATGCTCTATCAAAAAAGATAGAGCAGATACATAAACGAATCTCACATCCCATTTTTATTGCGGTGCTTGAGAACCCAAACCAACCCCTTGTCAAGTTATCTTCTGAAAACATCAATAACATCGTAGAAGACTCTATTGCCTACTACTATGGTTCACTCCAAGGGCAATACCTTCAGCAGATAGGTGCAAACATGTATATATCTAGAGCCCTCTCTCATCATCAAAACGCTCAACAACTATTGGCATCTCCGAATATCTCAAAGCCCCACTTAGCAACTCTTCATAAAGAGATCCTATTTTGGGAAGGACTACACAATTCACACATCGTAGGTATTAAAGAGGTGACAGAAACATTTCATATAAACAAAGAGAGCAACCTAAGCCTGCTTGAAAAAAGATACAAAGAGATACACCATCCCAAGGAGCAAAATAGATGGAAGGGAACATACTATAACTATAAAAATAGTAAAACACAACAAAAGACAATCCAATCTCTTCTTCACGATCCAATCCACTTTAGCACATATAGCTTTATGGATTTAAATGATATTGCGAGTATCAACTCAAGATCGCTACAAAAACATCTTGCACTAGAGTCTATCATGGATGGCAATGAAATGGTTCTAATTAAACCGAATCAATGGAAAATCGTTGGCAAAGTAACCCAACGTCTATTTAAAGTTGCGGAGTCTACATCGAGCTTATCTGCAACTCAGAAAAATATGTTCGAGCTATATAAATGGAGTAAATCAGGCAATACCATTCCGAAGAATAGACTCGACAAAATACAAGATGTTTTTGCCCAACACTTCTATCAAAAAAGCATTGTGCTCTTAAAAGATGAAAGCAATAACATCCCTACAAATAATTTAGGATCAACTCACTTTACCTCAATTTCGTTTGAGATAGATTCATTAGAATCTTTTACAGAGAGGTTAAAATCATATACTCATATTGAAGAATTTAAAATAGATGATAAAATAGAGTCTAAGGAGGTCGATGAGTTTTTAAAACACCTTCCCACCAATACACAAGTCTTTTTATCCATTGGAAAGAACATGGTGTTCAGTTCAAAAAACATCATCCTATTAAACAAAATACTACACCACAAACAAGTACAACTAGTATGGTTTCGTGGAGCCTCTCTTCTCTCTACAGACTTTAATATTAATAAAGTAAAAGGTGTGATCATTGCACCCTCAACCACCACCTTGGCACAAAACACTACTGCCCAGTCAATTATGGGAGCGAACAGAATTGATGGAATACTTGCAAAATCACTCTCTAATGAGTATCCCATAGGCTATGGACTCGTAAGAGATGATATGGGAAGATTGGGATTTAACACCCCAGAGTATGAACAGATCGATTCTGACAAACTACAATCTAGAATTGATTCACTCGCACATTTAGGTATGACAGAGAAAGCATATCCTGGATGTCAAATTCTTATTGCGAAGAACAATAAGATCATTTTTCACAAAACCTATGGATATCACACTTACAAGAAACAATTTGCAGTAAAAAAAGATGATATTTATGACTGGGCTTCCATCACGAAAGTGGCAGGACCTACCATTCCAATTATGCAACTGTATGAGAAGAATGTCATATCTCTAGATGTTCCATATGCAACATATTGGCCTATGTGGCAGAACTCAAATAAAGAAGAAATTTCTTTACGAGACATCTTAGCACATCAAGCCCAACTGAAACCATATCTTCCACTTTGGAGTAATACATTGGACAGAAATGGGAGGTATAAGAAATCTATAATTCATCATAAGAAGTCAAAGCACTTCAACTTGAAAGTCTCACCCAACCTATACATTAAGAATAGTTTCAAAGACACCATATTCTCAGAAATCACTCAATCAAAACTCCTAGGTCATAAAAAATACACCTATTCAGGTTTGGCATTTTTCACATTCCCTCGTATGATTGAGCTAGTGACACATCAAAGCTATGAGAAATATCTAAGAGACTCCATCTATAGGCCTCTAGGTGCAACCACTGTTACCTATAACCCTTATAAATATTTTGCCCATAATAGGTATGTTCCTACAGAGAACGATCAATTCTTTAGAAAACGTCTTATTGTTGGATATGTACACGATGAAGGAGCCGCATTAATGGGAGGAGTCTCAGGTAATGCAGGTCTATTTGGAGATATCGTAGACTGTGCCAAGATATTCCAAATGTTCTTAAACGAGGGGACATATGGAGACAAGAAATTTATCGAGCCTTCTACAATAAAAGAGTTTACTAGATGTCAATTTCCTGAAAATGAAAACCGTAGAGGATTATCATTCGACAAACCACTGATAGATAATTCCGACAAAAGTATTGACGAATGTTACCCTGCGTATGGATGTTCAAACCAAAGCTATGGACATGGTGGCTTTACTGGAACATTTGCATGGGCTGATCCCAAAGGCAAATTACTTTTTATATTCTTTTCCAATCGCGTATACCCAACGCGCAAGGATAAGATTCTTTACGAACTCAACCTGAGGCCACAGATACAACAAGTGATCTACAACTTAGTTGATTCTGTGGATTATAAAAAGGAGTTGAGCTAAACCAAAGCTTCAGTTATTCAACCACGGCGTCATAAAGAAGGACAATCTTGAGATTAGAAGGTCCTTCTCTCTTTTACGTTTGCATCTCTTGTCGAGACATAAGTCTTCTTACGTTCTCTCTTCTTCTTAGGACAGTCTACTGCTTTAAGAATAGCATCGATCTCTTTTACAAAATCTCTATTCTCTTTTGAATACCACCTTACCTCAAAGAATCGTGTATTCTTTTGATCAGGTAACTCCTGCTCCTCTTTTTGATATGTGAATGAGACATCCGGAAACTTCTCTGTATGCAATTTCTTTACATCATACCCTACTTGCATCATTTGCTTCTTTGTAGGTAATAAACGTGCACGTACCATTCGTTGATATATGGTAAAATGAGTCTCTTCGGTAACGGTAATTTTTTTCTTTTGCATGTTTTCTTAACTATTACTCCAAATAATCCATCTATTTATGGACTGGAGATTAACTGATCTAACTAAATCCATTTAGTCCAAACTATAGAACGATAGGCTAGGTATAATACTTGTTGATTCATCTTCATCTCTTGCAAACGATATGATTATAAGAGCTTTAAACCATAAAATATGATTCAATAATCAACACCCAAAGATCATGTTTGGATGCACTTTTTATTATTAAAGCAATGAAATTAATAAATTTAGCATATATTATTACACGAATATAAATAAAAATCGCACTTTATTCGTTATGTTAATATTTATACCCCTCTATTAACAGTTATTTATCAACATTTTTCTCTCTAAACTAGCCTGAGAACAAACCTCGAACGGTAATATTCCTATAACATTTATATCTTTGTTCTAAGGTAAGATTTTTAAAATTAAGAGACGTTGGCAAAACAAAAAAAATATGTCGAAACGCCTTTGATGAAACAGTACTATTCCATCAAGGCCAAACATCCTGATGCAATACTCCTTTTCAGAGTAGGTGACTTTTATGAAACTTTTGGAGAAGATGCGATTAAAGGGGCATCTATACTTGGGATCACATTAACCAAAAGAGCCAATGGAGCAGCAAGCTTCGTGGAACTTGCAGGCTTCCCACACCACTCACTAGATGTCTATCTTCCAAAGTTAGTTCGTGCAGGACAACGTGTTGCGATTTGTGAACAACTTGAAGATCCTAAAACAACAAAGAAGATTGTTAAGAGAGGAATTACCGAACTGGTTACTCCAGGAGTTTCTATTGACGACAATGTTCTGAACCATAAGGAAAATAACTTCCTAGCATCCCTCTATTTTACCAGACAAAGTATTGGGGTATCCTTCTTAGATATATCCACAGGAGAGTTCCTTGCCGCTGAAGGCGATAAAAGCTATATCGACAAACTTATCAGCTCTTTCAAACCTAAAGAGATTCTTTTCCCCAAAGAGGCGAAAGAGATGCTTAAAGATGTTGGAGCTGACGCATTCTACACTTATGGTCTTGACGATTGGGTCTACAACTATGATAACTCTTTAGAGAAACTCACAAAGCATTTTCAAACCAATAACCTCAAAGGATTTGGTATAGATACACTTCATACAGGTATTATTGCTGCTGGAGCCATCCTATGTTATCTTGATTTGACCCAACACCATCAAGTACAACACATCTCCTCTATCGCTCGAATTGAAGAAGATAAATATGTATGGCTCGATAAATTCACAATCCACAACCTAGAGTTGTTTGGCTCTCTTCACGAAGGAGCAAAAACACTTATTCACATCCTCGATAAAACCATTACTCCAATGGGGGCAAGGATGATGCGCCGATGGGTAGCGCTACCTCTTAAAAATGTAGAAGCAATAAACCATCGTCTTGAAGTGGTGAAAGAGATGTATTCCAATGATGGACTACAAGATGAGATCGACTATGAGCTTAGAAAGATTGCCGATCTTGAGCGTATTATATCGAAAGTAGCTGTTGGGAGAATCAACCCTCGTGAGGTGGTCCAACTGAAAAATGCTCTTGAAGCCATAGAGCCAATTATTGCTTATTGTAAGGCATCAGGAAACGAAACGCTTCAGTCCTATGCCGATCAGCTTAATCCATGTACTGCGATTAAAGAACGTATCTCTAAAGAGATTGTAGCGGAACCACCTGTCCTTCTAAACAAAGGAAGTGTTATTGCAGATGGCATCTCTGATGAGTTAGATGAACTAAGAAGCATTGCATTCTCTGGTAAAGATTACTTGCAACGCCTACAACAACGCGAAAGCGAAGAGACTGGAATTCCATCATTAAAGATTGGATTCAACAACGTCTTCGGGTACTATATTGAGGTACGTAATACCCACAAAGATAAAGTACCAGAAACATGGATACGAAAACAGACACTCGTTAGTGCTGAAAGATATATCACAGAAGAGCTTAAAGAGTATGAGTCAAAAATTCTTGGTGCAGAAGAGAAAATTGCTCATCTAGAACTAACACTTTACAACAAACTTATATTTGCCCTTTCTGAATATATTCAAGCCATTCAGCTTAATGCCAATATTCTATCCTGTATCGACTGTTTAAGCTCATTTGCTAAGGTTTCAACCGAAAATGAATATAACTGCCCAGAAGTAAACGACACTCTGATTATCGATATCAAAGAGGGAAGACACCCTGTGATTGAACAACAGTTACCTATTGGAGAGAGCTATATAACAAACAATATACGTCTCGATAATAACGCGCAACAAATTATGATGATTACAGGACCTAACATGTCGGGTAAGTCAGCACTATTGCGTCAAACAGCATTAATCACACTAATGGCACAAGTCGGGTGTTTTGTCCCTGCATCGGAAGCTAAGATAGGGGTCGTAGACAAAATATTTACCCGAGTGGGCGCTTCTGACAACATCTCTATGGGAGAATCAACATTCATGGTAGAGATGAATGAGGCAGCTAGCATTTTGAACAATATATCACAACGTAGTCTCATCCTATTTGATGAACTAGGGCGTGGTACAAGTACCTACGATGGTATTTCCATTGCATGGTCTATTGTGGAGTATATCCACCAAATGAAAGATATTAGAGCCAAAACACTTTTTGCGACACACTATCACGAATTAAACGAGATGGAAACTAGTTTTGAGAGAATCAAAAACTACAATGTCTCTATCAAAGAATCAGGCAACCAAATTATCTTTCTACGTAAACTCGAAAGAGGTGGTTCAAACCACAGCTTTGGTATCCATGTAGCCAAATTAGCTGGAATGCCTAAAACGGTTGTCGATAGAGCAAATAAAATATTAGTTCAGCTTGAGAGTAAAACCAAGGAAGATGTTTCAAATGAAAAAACAACCTCTTCTGTGCCTTCAAATATGGAAGGAGACTACCAATTAAGCATTTTTCAACTAGACGACCCTGTCCTCGAACAGATACGAGAACAAATAAAAAACACCGATATCAACAATCTTACTCCCATGGAGGCACTAAACAAGCTCGATGAAATAAAAAAAATTTCAGGTTTATAGTACATCCTATTTTTTTGATAATGAATAGAATCATAAGGACTACTCAAATTAAATTCGAGATAGTCCTTATTTTTTTTGCTCTCAACCTTTGGCGGAAAGGAAATATGATATATATTTGCAACGCCTTTCAAGAGAAAGACGTTCTTTAAAACACTGAAATAATAATGCGAAAATAGCTCAGTTGGTAGAGCACAACCTTGCCAAGGTTGGGGTCGCGAGTTCAAGTCTCGTTTTTCGCTCTTTAAAAGTATTACGCTCGAATGGTGGAATTGGTAGACACGTTGGACTTAAAATCCAATGATCATCGCGATCGTGCGGGTTCAAGTCCCGCTTCGAGTACTGCTTTTTTAATTACAATTTCTGTATAAGATAGCTTTCGTGTTAATAGAGAGTTATCCTTATTTTATGCGAAAATAGCTCAGTTGGTAGAGCACAACCTTGCCAAGGTTGGGGTCGCGAGTTCAAGTCTCGTTTTTCGCTCACTTAAAAAGCCGAAAACATTGTTTTGTTTTCGGCTTTTTTGGCATTATACCCAGAAGTACTAATACTCCCAAACATCCTGCTCCCAATTAAATATCTCATTTTCGATTCGCTTAGCCTCTTTTAATGCATACTCTCCTTTTGCATACTGAATAATAAATCTATTATCATACTGATTGGCCTCTCCAATAATATAGGCATCAAACCTTCGATTAATGAACACATCATCAAAGCTCATACTTCTAGCTTCATTATAGGGATTAAAAACCATTCTTTGGCATAGAAGATTTCGCGTCTCAGGGTATTCAACCCAAAAAGTCAACTTCTTTAATAAATTCTGATTTGGATAGAGAGGATCTTTTGGATAGATCAAAATAGGACACAAAGCCTCGATACGAACTTCCATTATCGAACTCTGTTTATTAAAAAACCAAACCTCCTTTACCATGATCTGTTTTACCAAAGTAAAGTCTAGATTATCTTGATAATTATAATCATCTGGAATACTATCTGGACTCATCGTATTCGCAAAACCAGGCTGCATACTACTCACCAACTCACCCCACGTCATAGGCTCACTAAAGTCACCTGGAGACTCCCCTGGCTTAAATCCAAGATATTCACCATTCTGAATCCCCTCAATAAGACACGAGACTAAATTTTTTCTTGTATCGATAGGCTGGGTTGGAAAATATAGATTCTGATTCATTCTTTCTCTTAAATCTATAATTCGCCATAAAGTCTTTTTCCAAATCACATCTGCCTCTCTCACAGTTGGTAATTTCGATGGCTTTCTCTGCTCTACAGTCACCATCCGTAATCCAGACTGTGCGTAGATCGAGAAGGCTCCAAACATGGTAAAAAGAAATACAAATAAAGTGATACATCGTTTCATTCTATGGATCTTTTTTAATAGGAACGTTTCTTTAACGATAGTAAAACGCAGCAAAACCACATTTTATTATACAACTCATTTTCAGTCAATAACAAGAACGCCCTGTGTGTTCACATGTAAATTTACGTTTCATAAGGATATCTCTTAAGATAGCAATAATTTCTCATAGAACTACTATTTCTATGCAGATATACACATATCACGACAAGAGAAACCTCCATCATGGCGAAACAACCCCCTTAGAGAAACAAAAACAGAAAAATAAGCCAATTGTACCATACACTCCATTTTAGCCCTCCACAGGACTAAAAACAAGGAAATACAGAGTTCGTATTCAATTTATTATATCAACTATATTTTAAAACGAACAATAGAAACTTACGAAGAGATCTTGTGTAAACAAGGCAAAAAATAGTAGTGTCGTTTTTACCTACGATGAAATGCATTCACAACACATAAACAACATCTAACATGAAGATATCGTCTATCTAAATATATAATTGACATTTCACTCCCCAACAAAGAGCATACCAATTTAGTTAAAACGAGAAAGGAGACCATTCTCAAAACTGAGAACGATCTCCTTAAATCACAAAAACGAAATATGTTTACTTAACCTAAAATTACTTTCTAAAATCATATTTAGCGAATACTTCCATCGCCTCATACTCTGCCAAACCTAGTTGGTCATACAACTTAGCTGTAGCATTATTACGATCACGTGCTCTTTCCCAGAATTCACGCTTATCTTCACCTGGGAATAGTACGTTATCTTTCTGAGATCCGTGACAGTAGATCGCTTTGATCTTACCATCCATTTCACAAGGACTCAAAGGAACTGCCATATCTACATCAGCAATATTCCACTCTGCCCATGCTCCACGATATCCCCAAAGAACACAATCTTCTAACCACGCTTCTCCTTCAAGTTGCTTCAATGCACCAATTAAAGCATCAAAACAAACCCCATGAGTTCCGTGTGGATCAGCCAAGTCAGCGGCAGCATAAATCTGATGAGGCTTCACCTCTTGTAGGTAATTTACAATCACATCAATATCAGCTTGCGACAATGGCTTCTTTTTCACAGTACCTGTCTTATAGAAAGGCATGTCTAAGAAAGTCACCTTATTCTCTGGAACACCTACAAACTCATCTGCGTTTAGTGCTTCCAAGCGACGAATCAATCCTTTAATCTCTAATGCTTCTGGTGAATCAAGATCTTCTGGCTTACGATTCTTGATGATCTCAACAATCTTAGCTAACTTATCTTCTGCGATAGATTCTCCACCACCAAAAGCACCATTAAACATCTTAATAAACTTAGCATAACGAAGTACATCCTCATCCGATACCGCGATATTACCTGATACATGGTATGCAACATTTACATCGTGACCTTGAGAAGCCAAACGGATAAATGTTCCTCCCATAGAAATCACATCATCATCAGGGTGAGGAGAGAAAACAACCACTCTCTTACGTGCTGGTTCAGATGGTGCTGGGCGATGAGAATCATCAGCATTAGGCTTTCCACCTGGCCATCCTGTAATCGTATGCTGTAGGTCGTTAAAGACCTTAATATTTATGTTATATGAATTACTACATGCCTCTAATAGGTCACGCATTCCATATTTTATGTAATCTTCATCTGTAAGTTTCAACACAGGCTTTTTCACTTGTAGTGCCAACCATGTTACTGCCTTACGAATCATTCTGTCTGTCCACTCGATATCTCCAAATAACCATGGAATCTCTGTAGTAGCCAAATCTGTTGCTGCCTCATTATCCAAAACATATTGAACATTTGAGTGATACTGTAGATAAGTTGCTGGAATTAAATCTGTCACCTCATCCTCAATTGATCTCTTTACAATCGCAGCTTTATTCTCACCCCAAGCCATCAATACAACACGCTTAGCATTTAGAATAGTACTTACTCCCATTGTAACAGCCTCTTTAGGAACACCGGCTTCACCACCAAAATCTTTAGCAGCATCTTTGATCGTGATTGGGTCCAATTTAACTCTACGAGTCAATGAGTAAAGACCTGATCCTGGCTCATTGAATCCAATGTGACCAGTACGACCAATTCCTAGAATTTGTAGATCTAATCCTCCGAAAGAAGCAATTTTAGCTTCATATTCACGACAAAAATCTACCACTTCATCTTCTCCTAAACTTCCATCAGGAATGTGTACGTTCTCCGACTTAATATCGATATGATCGAAAAGATTCTCATGCATAAAACGCACATAGCTATTCTTATCAGCTGGCGCCATCGGTAAGTACTCATCCAAATTGAATGTAACAACATTCTCAAAGCTAAGTCCCTCTTCCTTGTGCATACGAACTAATTCAGCATATACACCTAGAGGTGTAGATCCTGTTGCCAATCCCAAAACGAATGGCTTCTCTTGGGTAGCCTTCTTACGAATTAAGTTTGCAATACGCTTAGCTACTGCTACCGATCCTAAACTTTTATTCTCAAATACAGAAGTTACAACATTCTGATATTTTTGCTTGAGTTGGTTAATTTCTCTCATATCTAATTCTATTTTAGAAGATATATCTTTTTAATTATTTCTGCTCTACTCAAATGCACAATGCAATAAATTGCACTAATTACATATTGATTACATTACAAAAGTAGGACAGATCAAAATAAAAAAAAATGGCTGAAGCATAAAAAAACACAAACACTTCGTTAAAACAGAAAAACAAAAGAGATAAAAACCTAATAACCAAGAGTATAATATTAAAATTAATCAAATGTTTTTTTCGACAACAAATACGTATATCAATGCAATTTATTGCACTTACAATGTTGACTTTCTCAAAATAAACGAAGATTCCACACACTTATCATCTATACTACAGTCACTTACATTTTTATGATCCAAAATTTCGAAACACTTTGTCATAATATCTATAATATTAAAATTAAGGGAAGTTACCTTTGGAGAAATAAAATTAGGGAAATCACTATAAGAGAGCGATATGACCTTCACATCACGCGGTATCTTTCGTCCCAACTCTCTTAATGAGGAGACAACCTGAAGCATATGATGGTGGGAAGCAGTGAAAAGCCCCGAAATGTCTCTACGAAAGTCTAATAGAGAAAAAACCCAACGATGCAGATCCTCTAGATCACCCGAGTCATCATAGATACACTCAGGATTATAAGCAACACCATTACGGTGTAATACATCTATATATGCCCTCTCTATCTCTCGATGTAACATAGGTAGCTTTGGCGTACCAACCATTGCAATATTTGTACCGGCCATCAACACAAGATGCTGAAAGGCTTCATAAGCTGCCTTATAGATGTCAATATACAAAGTAGGAAGATCACTTTTTTGTCCTACAGGATTCACAACTACCACACGTATTCCTTTTGCTTCCAATTGCTTGAGATACACTACCGCCTCGGTAGTTGGAAAGAAAAAGATCACACTATGATACTGTTTCTCAACCAATAATTTACTCAACACCGTGATATAAGAGGGAGTAGAAATCGGAAAGAGTGCAACGGCATAGCCCTTTTGCTCTGCTATGGAGATCATCTCTACAGCATCTTGAATCACATCGCCAGCCGAAACAGGATAAAGAACTGCAGTTGTCTTATATGGAAATGCAGATAAAGACTGTACTTCACTATCAAAATAGCCTAACTCATGGGCTTTATCTACAATTTTCTTCTTTGTTTTATCACTAATCTTAGGATGATTATTTAATGCTCGCGACACGGTAGAAGATGCTATTCCTAACGCCTCGGCAATATCTTGCACTCGCACTTTTGCCATATACAATATCATAAAACTGACATTACCGTCAGTGGTTAATAACTTATCTTCTTGCTACCTTCATAGCATTCTTATTCAATACAAATGAAACAATTTCAGTCAAAAAGTTTTACTTAAATATAGGAGAAAACATTGGAAATGTTCGAAAAAATGTATTTCTTACATCTACATTAAGTAGTAAATTATTTACCAATTTATTTGTTTTTAATACCACGTACTAAAAATGAAAACAACTTTAATTACCAACGTTAAAATTGTAAACGAAGGTAAAATTCATAAGAAATGTTCGGTACTCATCAAAGGAGATACCATAGAGAAAATCTTCAGAAATGAAGTCCCACAGAACATAATCGATAAATGCGAGGTTCTAGATGGTGATAATCGCTATCTTATCCCTGGTGTTATTGACGATCAGGTACATTTGCGTGAACCTGGACTCACCCACAAAGAAGATATATACCACGGTTCTAGGGCTGCGGTTGCAGGTGGAGTTACCTCGTTCATGGAGATGCCAAACACCATTCCTCAAGCAACGGATCTCAAAACATTAGAAGAAAAATATGATATCGCTGCCAATAGCTCGCTAGCAAACTACTCTTTTTATCTTGGTGCTACCAATACGAATATCGAAGAGGTAGAGAAAGTAGATAAGAAGAATATCTGCGGTGTTAAGCTATTTATGGGATCTTCTACGGGAAACATGTTGGTAGATAACGAAGAAGCATTAAATCTTCTTTTTGCTAAGTCTCCTGTTATCATCACATCTCACTGTGAAGATGAGCAGATTATTCGAGAAAATATTGCAAAAGCAAAGGAGCAATATGGCGAGAATGTACCGATTAGCGAACATCCAAAAATTCGTAGTGCCGAAGCTTGTTACCAATCAACGGTAAAAACCATTGAGCTTGCAAAAAAACATAATGCTCGCCTCCATGTGTTGCACCTTTCGACACAAAAAGAGATGTCTCTTTTCCAATCGGGAGACCTGAAAAACAAAAACATTACATCGGAAGTCTGCGTTCACCACCTTTGGTTTGACGACAGCGACTATGAGAAGTATGGCACCAAAATAAAATGGAATCCAGCCATCAAAGCCGCGTCTGACAAAGCTGCATTATGGGAAGCACTAAACAACGATAGAATCGATGTCGTAGCTACCGATCATGCTCCTCACACTGCTGAAGAGAAAGATAACAACTACTTTAAAGCACCGTCTGGAGGACCACTTCTTCAACACTCACTGGTAGCCATGCTAGATATGGCGCGTAAAGGTAACACCACCATTGAGAAAGTCGTTGAGAAGATGTGTCACGCTCCTGCCGACCTTTTCGAAGTAGAGAAACGTGGTTATATCCGTAAAGGATACAAAGCCGATATCGTATTGGTGGATCAAGTGCCATGGGAAGCAACATCCGAAAACACGGTATACAAGTGTGGATGGAGTCCGTTTGAAGGTACTCGCTTTGCATTTAAAGTGACCCATACCTTCGTAAATGGAGAGTTGGTCTACAAAGCAGATAAAGAAGGTATGCACTTCTACGAAGAGAACAGAGGACAACGTTTAACTTTCGATCGTGAATAGAATAATCATATTCTTTTGTATT
It encodes:
- the nagB gene encoding glucosamine-6-phosphate deaminase — encoded protein: MREINQLKQKYQNVVTSVFENKSLGSVAVAKRIANLIRKKATQEKPFVLGLATGSTPLGVYAELVRMHKEEGLSFENVVTFNLDEYLPMAPADKNSYVRFMHENLFDHIDIKSENVHIPDGSLGEDEVVDFCREYEAKIASFGGLDLQILGIGRTGHIGFNEPGSGLYSLTRRVKLDPITIKDAAKDFGGEAGVPKEAVTMGVSTILNAKRVVLMAWGENKAAIVKRSIEDEVTDLIPATYLQYHSNVQYVLDNEAATDLATTEIPWLFGDIEWTDRMIRKAVTWLALQVKKPVLKLTDEDYIKYGMRDLLEACSNSYNINIKVFNDLQHTITGWPGGKPNADDSHRPAPSEPARKRVVVFSPHPDDDVISMGGTFIRLASQGHDVNVAYHVSGNIAVSDEDVLRYAKFIKMFNGAFGGGESIAEDKLAKIVEIIKNRKPEDLDSPEALEIKGLIRRLEALNADEFVGVPENKVTFLDMPFYKTGTVKKKPLSQADIDVIVNYLQEVKPHQIYAAADLADPHGTHGVCFDALIGALKQLEGEAWLEDCVLWGYRGAWAEWNIADVDMAVPLSPCEMDGKIKAIYCHGSQKDNVLFPGEDKREFWERARDRNNATAKLYDQLGLAEYEAMEVFAKYDFRK
- the mutS gene encoding DNA mismatch repair protein MutS codes for the protein MAKQKKYVETPLMKQYYSIKAKHPDAILLFRVGDFYETFGEDAIKGASILGITLTKRANGAASFVELAGFPHHSLDVYLPKLVRAGQRVAICEQLEDPKTTKKIVKRGITELVTPGVSIDDNVLNHKENNFLASLYFTRQSIGVSFLDISTGEFLAAEGDKSYIDKLISSFKPKEILFPKEAKEMLKDVGADAFYTYGLDDWVYNYDNSLEKLTKHFQTNNLKGFGIDTLHTGIIAAGAILCYLDLTQHHQVQHISSIARIEEDKYVWLDKFTIHNLELFGSLHEGAKTLIHILDKTITPMGARMMRRWVALPLKNVEAINHRLEVVKEMYSNDGLQDEIDYELRKIADLERIISKVAVGRINPREVVQLKNALEAIEPIIAYCKASGNETLQSYADQLNPCTAIKERISKEIVAEPPVLLNKGSVIADGISDELDELRSIAFSGKDYLQRLQQRESEETGIPSLKIGFNNVFGYYIEVRNTHKDKVPETWIRKQTLVSAERYITEELKEYESKILGAEEKIAHLELTLYNKLIFALSEYIQAIQLNANILSCIDCLSSFAKVSTENEYNCPEVNDTLIIDIKEGRHPVIEQQLPIGESYITNNIRLDNNAQQIMMITGPNMSGKSALLRQTALITLMAQVGCFVPASEAKIGVVDKIFTRVGASDNISMGESTFMVEMNEAASILNNISQRSLILFDELGRGTSTYDGISIAWSIVEYIHQMKDIRAKTLFATHYHELNEMETSFERIKNYNVSIKESGNQIIFLRKLERGGSNHSFGIHVAKLAGMPKTVVDRANKILVQLESKTKEDVSNEKTTSSVPSNMEGDYQLSIFQLDDPVLEQIREQIKNTDINNLTPMEALNKLDEIKKISGL
- the gldN gene encoding gliding motility protein GldN; translated protein: MKRCITLFVFLFTMFGAFSIYAQSGLRMVTVEQRKPSKLPTVREADVIWKKTLWRIIDLRERMNQNLYFPTQPIDTRKNLVSCLIEGIQNGEYLGFKPGESPGDFSEPMTWGELVSSMQPGFANTMSPDSIPDDYNYQDNLDFTLVKQIMVKEVWFFNKQSSIMEVRIEALCPILIYPKDPLYPNQNLLKKLTFWVEYPETRNLLCQRMVFNPYNEARSMSFDDVFINRRFDAYIIGEANQYDNRFIIQYAKGEYALKEAKRIENEIFNWEQDVWEY
- a CDS encoding serine hydrolase; translation: MNTHIFPYIITLLLLSFSLSKPLTASTEKEKASMSITKEQNNNPVENVFMLDMSTDTLFQQGLSIVSKYKIGGVLLGENHIDALSKKIEQIHKRISHPIFIAVLENPNQPLVKLSSENINNIVEDSIAYYYGSLQGQYLQQIGANMYISRALSHHQNAQQLLASPNISKPHLATLHKEILFWEGLHNSHIVGIKEVTETFHINKESNLSLLEKRYKEIHHPKEQNRWKGTYYNYKNSKTQQKTIQSLLHDPIHFSTYSFMDLNDIASINSRSLQKHLALESIMDGNEMVLIKPNQWKIVGKVTQRLFKVAESTSSLSATQKNMFELYKWSKSGNTIPKNRLDKIQDVFAQHFYQKSIVLLKDESNNIPTNNLGSTHFTSISFEIDSLESFTERLKSYTHIEEFKIDDKIESKEVDEFLKHLPTNTQVFLSIGKNMVFSSKNIILLNKILHHKQVQLVWFRGASLLSTDFNINKVKGVIIAPSTTTLAQNTTAQSIMGANRIDGILAKSLSNEYPIGYGLVRDDMGRLGFNTPEYEQIDSDKLQSRIDSLAHLGMTEKAYPGCQILIAKNNKIIFHKTYGYHTYKKQFAVKKDDIYDWASITKVAGPTIPIMQLYEKNVISLDVPYATYWPMWQNSNKEEISLRDILAHQAQLKPYLPLWSNTLDRNGRYKKSIIHHKKSKHFNLKVSPNLYIKNSFKDTIFSEITQSKLLGHKKYTYSGLAFFTFPRMIELVTHQSYEKYLRDSIYRPLGATTVTYNPYKYFAHNRYVPTENDQFFRKRLIVGYVHDEGAALMGGVSGNAGLFGDIVDCAKIFQMFLNEGTYGDKKFIEPSTIKEFTRCQFPENENRRGLSFDKPLIDNSDKSIDECYPAYGCSNQSYGHGGFTGTFAWADPKGKLLFIFFSNRVYPTRKDKILYELNLRPQIQQVIYNLVDSVDYKKELS